The nucleotide sequence ATTCTCAATTTCACAGATTACTATTCTGCTCTGGAGGGTGATTTGTTCCCATCAGACTGTGTGCAAGAAAACCACAAGCAGGAAGTAGTTGGTCTCTGTGGATGCTGAATATCCTTttactgtgttttaattttcctctttttctacttCCAGCATCCTGAGGGCACTGTTCTCTCACTGCCACTCACCTCAGGATCTGCCCTCTAGTGTCCTACAAATTCCACTCACTATCGTCTTAGGGTTAAGTTAGAGAAATGAAATACACCCTCTCTTTATTAGCCGAGTAAGCATTTTATCTTCAACATTTAAGAGGAAAGTTTCTAAGGaagtaaaagaacaaaaccaatgAAAAAGCATTTATTCAGAATACaggtaattaaattattttcctgaaagttTGAATAATAAAGTTTACTGGATTTATGTACTCCTTCTCACCAGTAACCCATCCCCTACATCTCAATTATATCAGGAGTAACTTTGCCCAAAACTTTCCAGCTATATTTTTGTTCCCACTCTTTCCTTCAACCTCTCACTTTTCTTTGGTAACAGTTGTGACAGCCCTGTACGGGTATATTAATTCCAGTTCAGAAAGAAtctaattgtgttatgttagtcaccatacagtaaatCACTAGGTTTTGacttagtgttccaagattcattgtttacatatctTAAGACAATTATTGCGATATCAACAATTCCTTCCATTCTTTTGAATCATTGTTGAAACTCAACTTCTATATCACAGACGAGAACTTTGTTGTCCAAATAAGGGGTCATTAATCTTTGATTTGTGTGAACATGCTATTAGCTCTAAATTTTATTCTGAGGGTATTCTGGGTTAACTTTTGGATTAAGGCAGAACTTCAGAAAGCTAATATGTGGATCAAAATGATTAGCTCTGGGAAGAACTACTACTCATGAATTACACTTCTATATAATGCTTTTGCTTCTTATTGAGAATGTTATAAGAAGCATCTATATTGACCATATTATATCTATGTATCTTTgtttgcatgtatctttttgttattatcatcatcatctctcTGTTCCAGATACTTTTGGGGACCAATGATCGCTGTATTTCTCAGTTATCCTAATGCAAATCCCTGTGAGAGAAATTATTATAGGATTAAGAGCCAGTAATTTACCTTTCCCTGTGAAcccacttgttttctttttatactgaATGAAAACCATCTAACAAATAATTTTCCCAATTTCTTACTTTGTTTCCCCATTCCTCATAACACATTTCGAGGCTTGACTTTAATATCAGCATAAGATCATATCCAaaaagtatcattttattttttctttctaagttcatatttctcttattctttcttttagtcctccTTTGTTATGTCAGATCCTTAATGAAACAAGGTGGAATATAGTATAATAAAGGCATATATAAATAAAGGTGTAAGTAAATAAGTTGTTCTAAGATAAGAAGAACTTATGAAGTTGTCAAGATTTTTATTAAGATGAGGTTTTTAAGCTTTCCTTTATATTACTAGGCTGGCTTTCCCAGCAGTTCAGATAAATCACTATGTATTGTGGTCTAGAAGGTTCTGGATGATCTGATCTCTCCTACCTCTCCAGCCTCATACGCCAACTAGCTTCTGGATAGCCAAATAAACTCACATTCTTTGAAAATCCCAAACTTTTACCTGTACTTACATGGAACTTGGTTCCCCTAGAACTTTGCATAACATATTTTCTGACTTTTAATGATCACCTCCTAATAATGTCATTCTCTAACCATTTCATGTAAATTACCCCCATCTACCCAAACATTttctatattcatatattcatgttTTATTGAGAGATAGTTGACATAcgacattatgttagtttcagctATACAATGTGAAgatttgatatatgtgtatattataaaatCATCACCccaataaatctagttaacatctatctctacacatagttacaaattttctttctcccttattCTTTGTTATACAACTATGATTAACTGGAATTACAGACTTAATGTGTTTATCGGATTATTAATTTGTCTCCCACACTAGAATGTAAATTTCACAAAGACAGGGACTTTATCTTCTACATTTATTTAATTCAGGGCAAATCACAgatataattatatgtttatgGAATGATGAAAAGTGTCAATCACAGACATTAGCTGAACAACTTATTTTTGACTATAGTTGAGTCAAAGAACAAGGAGTGGTCATTAAATATCTCTGCATCTGTCTTTATCTCAGTCTCTTAGACTCACTGGCTTTAGTCTTTGTTTGGCTTTACTTCTTTTGGGTTGTGGACTCTACTTAAACTTTCTTCACATAAAACTAATCCAAACTGTAATGCCACTACATGattgtcttcttttaaaatgtggactctgagaaacagagagttctggaggagtgggggttgggggttgggagagcctggtggtgggtattatggagggcatgtattgcatggagcattggttttggtgcataaacaatgaaccttggaacactgaaaaaataaagttaaattaaaaataagattaaaaaaataaaaaaaaatgtaaacctaTTTCCAGGTACCTTAATTATCTTGCATAGGTAATAAAAGTTAAGAAGAATATAGTCtagtccttattttttaaatggaggtaTCAAAATTGATGTAGGAAAAGAAACTAATGCTACTGTCACAGATGTTTGATTCACCTATCATACTCACTGCAGCTTTTTCACTTTTCCCAGCTaatgcagtattttatttttctgcgtcacatatttattttaaatagtagcTCTGTAAGAGCAGTTTGTAAATTGGTGTTGGTCTCAGTGCATCAGAACCACCTGAGTAATATTAAAATAAGGATTTCTAGGAGTCCACTTCAAAGATTCTGATTTAGATTTGGAGAACGGACTGGGAACCTTTCCCTAAGTAATTATGAAACAGGTTTGGGAAACAGTGCTTCAGATCATTGTCAATCTTTTggattcaaattaaataaaaattttggccAAATTGTGGTTGGATTCTtgctagtttctttttatttgagctATAAAGATATGAATACTCTTCTATGGAGTAGAGTAGAGTAGAGATGTTTAAGCAAGAAAAACCAAGTGTAAGAATGAATGAACTTAATAGAGGTCAGGAAGGCATGAAGCTAGGGACTGTGATAATAATCATAGATAAATGGACAAGCAGTTATAGGAAGTCAggatagaaaaaaattttgaagtccAAATATCCAGGTCATTTATTCAAATTATGATCTATGAAATCCTGATTTGAGGGAAAGGTGTGATTTAATTTGACATACTGTTGTCCATTATGTAACCTAGCAGGAATAGATGAATTTGAGTCTGTTTCAAgggacaaatgaataaacaccTACTTTTTAGGTAGGAATGGAAATAGGGAAAAGAATTAACTGTGATTTTGACCATTTCATGAACTCTCATTTGCTTTGACTAATTCCTGTGCACATATGAATTTTTCTCAAGGCAGCTTTCATGTCTTTGTTTCGGAGACTATAGATCAGGGGGTTTATAAGTGGGGTCACTGATGAGTAGAACAAGGTTACAATCTTCTGTATCCCACCTGGATTACCAGAGGTTGGGCTGATGTACATTATCATGAGGGTTCCATAGAAGAGAGACACCACAGCCAGGTGGGAACCACAGGTAGAGAAGGCCTTACGTCGGCCAGCTGCTGAAGGGACACGCAACACTGCTCTGAGAACCAGGGTATAGGACCCAAGGATGAAGAACAAAGTGATGAAAATAATAAGAGAGCTCAATATAGAACAGGAAAGCTCAATTCCAGGGGCAGGGATGCAGGACAGGGCCAGCAGAGGCCCAGGGTCACATACAAAGTGGTCAATGGTGTTGGGGCCACAAAAAGGGAGTTGTGTGATAAAATAGATAGGGATCGGATAGCAGAGGAAAGCTGTGACCCAGCACAGGGCCACCAGGTTCATGCAGAGGTGGTTGTTCATAATGACAGGATAATGGAGAGGCTGGCAGATGGCCAGGTAACGATCAAAAGCCATAAGGGGAAGTATGAAGGTCTCAGTGATACCCAtggagaagaagaagtagaattGGAAGAAACAAGCCATGAAAGAGATGGTTTTGGTCTCAGATAAAAAGTTCTTCAACATACTGGGAATAGTTGTATTGACATAGCAGATCTCCAGGAATGAAAAGTTGGCCAGCAAAACATACATGGGGGTGTGAAGCCTGCGATCCAGCTTCACTGCACAGACAATGGCCCCATTCCCCATCAGTGTCAGGATGTAGGACACCAAGAACAGCATGAAGAGGATGACCTGAACCTCTTTGGAGCACGGAAAACTCAGGAGTATGAATTCAGTCACTGTGCTGACTCCTGACCTATTCATGGCTTCCtaaggggaggagaagaaaagtgACAATGACAAAGGTGGTCTTATTCTTTCATCTTCAAGATTATTTCCTTTGTGGAGATCTCTAGCTCCCTTAGATTCATTCTATTATTCCATTAGATTAATAAGATAACTATGCTGCTGAAGTCTGTGAATTTCAGAGAGTGCTTGGTATGATCAGACTTTGAAACTTTGtattctctcatttctctttcagAGTTTTCTCACAGTAAAAGACAGAATGTTCTGTGATAAGCAGCTTGGAGAAGGTTGATGACAGCACTCACAAATGTAAGTAGGTATGAACATCATGTATCTTTATCTATAGATTAAGAGCTATATAGACCCTTGTTATTGGACACAGAATTTCAATTTCTTAAATCTTTGAAATTAGAGACACAAATGTTAGGCATCAGAAAAGGGAGAAAGGTAACAGCACACAAATCTTTATGCATTTCACTGTTATTCTGGATCAGTGTTGGTGTCTTAAGGTCATCTGAACAGCTGGACAAAAGGCATCACACATACCATCTATTCTTCAGTGTTCGATGTGGTTTGTTAACTCAATGAAAATTTAAACTCCCAGACACCTACATAATGGCTTTCATATCAGCTCCGTCTTCTACCTGCTGAATTAAAATACTTCTGTAAAACCTTGGTCTAGGTTAAATCTCTGTTTATAGGCAGAAAACCTGAGCAATGTATCTGGTCTATTATTTAAGGAATTTTGAGGGTTTTGCCTGAAGTGTCACTTAAGTGTCCTAGAAGGCCTCTGTCCTTCTGGTTATGGATAGATGCAGAGGCTCACAAACATCAGATACTCCTAAGCAGAGGTCTCTAGGAACCAAGAACAGTGCTGAGAGCCATAAACTGTCCCTCTGGACAAAGATTCCCCTTCCACTTCTTCACCCCCTTTGTCACACCCCTCCTACTCTAGCTGTGGAAGATTAGCATTGTTGTGGGAAGCTGAAGGAGAATTTTTGTGAAAACTTGCTTGTCTGAGACTTAGGTGTTGTGTGAGTTCCATGgtgagaaaagcaaaacaaagcctATGAAATTGCCTACAATTCTGTTGTTAGTAGTTTggtcttattaatttattttaggatCCCTTCCATTAATGAGGGGCAGTCATCATTTGGGCCTAAATGACCCAAGTGATGTGACTGAGTGATGATATTGGTTCATAAAATATAATGCAGAATGGAGATCCAGTTgcctttaataaaaatattctggcTGAGAATATTTATGTATGAGTTATAAAATGCATTACTTTCCAGGTTGTGTAATGCCCATAGCTTTGAGGATGATCTTGATGATTGCAATTAGTGACATAAAGCATTGGAGTCATTCAGAATTTTTCACATCACACTTCACTGTAAGGCTCCTCTTTGTGACTAGATCATGATTGGCAAAACCAAACTGTGAGTTAATTCTTCTGTAGCAGGAATTCAGAGAAATGCAGAAGCCAAAGAAACCATGgggaaagaaatgtaaaaggagtAAGTATTCATTGGTCATTGTGTATGAGACTTGCAAGGCTTTGTGAGCCATGTGGGAGTGAACTCACCACCCTGGAGTGTTCAGTCATGTTCTCCCTCCTTGAGATACATGGATCATCTGCTCTGTGGCAGAGCCGAAAATGCTAAAGTCAGGGAGAGCTGAAGTTTTTTGGGCCCTGCTCTGCACAGCCACTTTGTCAGTCCTTTCCAGATGTCACTTCACTCACATGCTATTTCCCCCACAAACCTGGTTCTGACTGGATGCACTTTTGGTTAATAAGGACAGACTTTTCATACTTCCTCATCTTCATCTCTCTCACTTCCCTGTTGCCAGCCCTCTCAGTTGTAATGATGAACCTTCTTATATTCTTTATGTAATGGGAGGTGCTACTTTTTCCACAACCATATAAAAGAAGGCAGAGCTACAAGGCACACCTAAGAACTGTCctatatttgtatgtcttctgaaCCTACCTCCTTACAGATCTGGCAGGTGGGACTTGAATCTTCTGTTTTCACTGCAGCAGAAGGCAAGCATGATGGAGGGCATGACATCCTGGGTAGAGAGCAGCCTAGAGAAAGTGCTTACATTGCTGTACATATGATACTGCTTTGGAGAGAAATTGGCATATTTGTTGCACAACAGGACACTTATCTGTGTTGCTCTGAAATCTGTCTGATTCCCCCTAGGGGACATAGTCTTCTGTGAATTCCAAAAGCGAGAATTCATGAGAAGATTGTCAGTTATTTCCCTAGTGTTCCCTTCCCTCAGGAGCCACTTGATTGGCCTTTGGGGCTCAGTTTGTCTAGTGGTGATCAGATAGATATTCTTATGGTTTTCCTAGAACagatgtttattttgttgtttggaCAGGTTACTCTTTTGATGGTGCACTTGCTATAGTGACACCAGTTGAGCTGGGACatgagctttttatttatttattgttgtttcactttcaattttattcatatttttgaaCCTGCTACCAGTTTTAGATTCTCGTATATGTCAGTATCAGAGTCATGTCATCAGATTTCTCATTCTCATTCCTATTGATTCACTCCGTGAGTAGAAAGGAGTCATTCCTTCTTATaatgacaagttttctcccacatTCACCCTGTGCTTCTAATATGACGCTGATAAGTAAATTCCATTTCATGGTGAACAAGTCCCAGGAGGAGAGAACATGGAGTATGGGATGGAATGCCAAAAATTCTAGAAGACACCCCCGCATGTAGCCCTTTAGGTTATTTCAGAGTGTTTTAACAGATGGCCCTAAAGGTTGGcatgattaaggaaaaaaaaaaaaaggttggcaTGATtgttgaaattttctttcttctttcaagtgAGTTATTGCTGAGAGAGATGAAGCAAACTTTCAGaccctttcatttttattaattttatgtctatgtgtgcatgtgtacatgggTATGGGTATACCTAGATGACATATTTCataatgttttccttctgttattgGTTTGGAGCCATCTGTAATGAGACTGTACtcttgttaataattttttgttgGCTACAAAGCATCAATGAGCAAAAGTTTAATGAGGGCTTATGACTTGAGGTCTGCTTATTCTCTCAGCATCATTTCTGTAaggtggaaatttttttttcttttaagtggttACACCACTTTTTGAGTCATGAGAATTGATATCCTTTTATGAATAAGAGCCAGTTTTTTGAGTGATTTATTCATTGAAAGTCTTTGATGTTTGAATGCACAAAGAATTTTCTTGACACTCAAGTCTGCCTAAGGACACTAAGTTCTGCCAAAATTATGATTTGGAAGCCAAGATTTATCTCACTTTTGTTGGGTGGATGGTGCCACACCAGATACTTGAAGTGAAGTATTAAACTGTAGAATTTAATTGGAGGGAGGTGAAGGactttggtctttttaaaaaaatgtatctataattacacacagacacacaaatatgTGCATACTATATGtattcccatatatatatatatatatatatatatatatatatattacatacttgtattgatttgtgtatgttgaaccatcctagCATACCAGGGATAAATCCCTTGATCATGttgtataattcttttaatgtgcttTGAATTACATCTGttagtattttgctgagaaaaTTTGCACTTatattcatcaaagatattggcctatagtttaaTAGCACTTTACATATTATACATCTGGGTTTACACATGTGggtatttattatacattttattctttgagaTTCTTGGATTTGTAATTTGGTGATTGCTATTGATTTCCGAAAaattttggtcattgtttcttcaaatatttcttcttccttgagCATACAGAATGAGATGTCATTCTGGTAATGTACTAgttcatatttcttttcagttttgaatAGTGACTATACCACTTTCCTATCTGGAAcaggaagaagaacaaaataattttgagtCCAAGTCTACTTTCACTATCTTCTGTATCGTATtattctaagaaagaaaatgtttatccAGATAGGAACAGGGGAGTGGTTATAAGTACAGCAATATGAAGATGTAGGGTAGCTCACTCTATTATTGCTAGCTGAAAGAGTCGTTACAAGCAGAATGTGAATTCTATCAAttctggtgttttttttcccttcttgggGAGTTCTTTTAGAGTTGAGAAGTAGGTAGCTCTAGAGTAGTTGTTTCTTCCATTTGGCACCTGCCCTTGAGGGGACTTTTTCTTAAGAATGACTACTGTGAACTGTCCCCAGGAAGGCTGTAATTTTGAGCAAATTCCCTTTGTTATcagtgtctcagtttcttcatctttaaagtgGTGATAATAACGTTATTTACTTCATATGGTTGCGATGAAGAttaattatgtttatttgttaaacagatatatttacatataaagccTGGCACATTTTTAATGCAAAGTAGGCTTTCCTATTGttattgagaaagagaaaaatacagccCAGAGACACAATGCCTGAGTGCTATTCTGTAGTCTTCCCCGCCAAACCTAATATCTGCATCATGTACCAGATAAGGTTACTTGATGAGTATGACAGATGAAGACAAAGCAACATCATTTTGGAATCAGATATGAAGAGAGACAAAGACAAGGACactctaacaaccacaaaaataACTGAGAATCACCTTCTCCCCTCTAGTGTGAGTAACTCCTGCTTCTTTAGAGTTGAGAACCCGTCTTGCTTAATTCCTCCCACATTCTAGGTAAAAATAACTAAGATGCCAATCACTGAATTGCTCACTTTCTGACAGCAGCTTATCTCAAACAGATTCCCATTTTGGTGAACTTTCCCTCAAATCAC is from Mustela lutreola isolate mMusLut2 chromosome 7, mMusLut2.pri, whole genome shotgun sequence and encodes:
- the LOC131836045 gene encoding olfactory receptor 11H6-like isoform X1; its protein translation is MNRSGVSTVTEFILLSFPCSKEVQVILFMLFLVSYILTLMGNGAIVCAVKLDRRLHTPMYVLLANFSFLEICYVNTTIPSMLKNFLSETKTISFMACFFQFYFFFSMGITETFILPLMAFDRYLAICQPLHYPVIMNNHLCMNLVALCWVTAFLCYPIPIYFITQLPFCGPNTIDHFVCDPGPLLALSCIPAPGIELSCSILSSLIIFITLFFILGSYTLVLRAVLRVPSAAGRRKAFSTCGSHLAVVSLFYGTLMIMYISPTSGNPGGIQKIVTLFYSSVTPLINPLIYSLRNKDMKAALRKIHMCTGISQSK
- the LOC131836045 gene encoding olfactory receptor 11H6-like isoform X2, whose product is MKSLSGVSTVTEFILLSFPCSKEVQVILFMLFLVSYILTLMGNGAIVCAVKLDRRLHTPMYVLLANFSFLEICYVNTTIPSMLKNFLSETKTISFMACFFQFYFFFSMGITETFILPLMAFDRYLAICQPLHYPVIMNNHLCMNLVALCWVTAFLCYPIPIYFITQLPFCGPNTIDHFVCDPGPLLALSCIPAPGIELSCSILSSLIIFITLFFILGSYTLVLRAVLRVPSAAGRRKAFSTCGSHLAVVSLFYGTLMIMYISPTSGNPGGIQKIVTLFYSSVTPLINPLIYSLRNKDMKAALRKIHMCTGISQSK